One Clarias gariepinus isolate MV-2021 ecotype Netherlands chromosome 5, CGAR_prim_01v2, whole genome shotgun sequence genomic region harbors:
- the LOC128524329 gene encoding MORC family CW-type zinc finger protein 3-like, whose product MEPIRNEGIPLGLISPWYLHSNSTSHTSVFSAIAELIDNAYDPDVSAKQFWIDKTKIKDQDCLIFMDNGKGMNYDKMRKMLSFGFSIKQTESPTKNHEPVGQYGNGFKSGSMRLGKDVLVFSKKDDIMCVGLLSQTYLEEKQYVMVPIVELTNTGHITKPEHKKSLHAILTSSLCKNKEELLAEFSVIESLCTNSCGTRIIIWNLRRTSPGELEFEVIKNRYDIRVPVDDDEYDDVDDGTRKKLKRNAKGSISVPDSKYSLRAYCSILYLNPRMEIILQGQKVETQPVTKTLADVSTDTYKPVCDPPLETELAVTFGFNTKSKEHYGLMMYHKNRLIKAYERVACQRKAKDSKGVGVIGVIECNHLKPTHNKQDFVDSVEYRRTMASLGKKLEDYWRAYTYAYERNYIKPFEEPMMKQPKRVQCNDCQKKRKLPDGIDPEKLPKEWFCYMNSDPQFRSCEVEEEPEDPDEEPRNQKKNKPQNSKQQKKMQQRGKNKSPIQSVKVQVHPLTNSSIQITPPTQNMFFPLASKRNEKDLCLDKVNPVKKKARTEDFVQCEVVDEEEVNNHSMSTQHSHSTYPSGGTQELFISDTVKHCADNGAYRFQCSDAGQFQCKLTNLVFEIKASGNVIYKVLSWENSQLERIGQFKPAGPLYEITSLQSSSFDLLLPHCEINTDTYNNPSGLAVAEFSEGSLQILQRPKITNTHVTLDIHGSFLFGLIKKSSGGKHINAQVLLFYEQIIGTQMGKKLYIHLLPGNVSVKEVQKQHPGNKYVMCSTCQLIPGKKYKLLCEPGESQPMVETFNCDYDTNYHPTFEMILNTEDEDFNLSLLDEFSHTVWETLLFSPTGY is encoded by the exons ATGGAACCAATAAGAAATGAAGGAATACCTTTAGGCTTG ATCAGTCCATGGTACCTGCACTCAAACTCCACTAGCCACACCTCTGTATTCAGTGCTATAGCAGAACTGATTG ACAATGCTTATGACCCAGACGTCAGTGCAAAACAATTCTGGAttgataaaacaaaaatcaaagaCCAGGACTGCCTCATCTTTATGGATAATGGAAAAGGAATGAACTATGATAAGATGCGCAAAATGTTGAG tttTGGCTTCTCAATTAAGCAGACAGAAAGCCCAACAAAAAATCATGAGCCCGTGGGCCAATATGGTAATGGTTTTAAGTCAGGTTCCATGCGCTTGGGGAAGGATGTCCTTGTGTTCTCAAAGAAAGATGACATCATGTGTGTGGGTCTCCTGTCACAGACTTACCTCGAGGAGAAACAGTATGTCATGGTGCCTATTGTGGAGTTGACCAACACCGGACATATTA CTAAACCAGAGCATAAAAAGAGTCTTCATGCTATCTTGACAAGTTCTTTGTGTAAAAATAAGGAAGAACTCCTTGCTGAGTTTAGTGTGATTGAGAGCTTGTGCACCAACTCATGTGGAACTCGCATCATCATCTGGAACCTACGCAG GACATCTCCAGGAGAATTAGAATTTGAAGTTATAAAGAACCGCTACGACATCCGGGTCcctgttgatgatgatgaatatGATGATGTTGACGATGGCACCAGGAAGAAACTCAAGCGAAATGCAAAGGGTAGCATCTCAGTGCCTGATAGTAAATATTCACTGCGG GCATACTGCAGTATCCTGTACCTAAATCCAAGAATGGAAATTATACTTCAAGGGCAGAAGGTTGAAACTCAGCCTGTCACAAAAACTTTAGCAGATGTCTCTACGGACACATACAAACCTGTGTGTGATCCTCCCCTA GAAACAGAATTAGCTGTCACATTTGGCTTCAATACAAAGAGCAAAGAGCACTATGGATTGATGATGTACCACAAAAATCGCCTCATCAAAGCCTATGAGCGCGTTGCCTGTCAGCGCAAG GCCAAGGACAGCAAAGGAGTGGGAGTTATTGGGGTGATAGAGTGTAACCATCTCAAACCAACTCACAACAAGCAGGACTTTGTTGATTCTGTAGAGTACAG gAGAACCATGGCGAGTTTAGGTAAAAAGCTTGAGGACTATTGGAGGGCATATACTTATGCATATGAGAGAAACTACATTAAACCTTTCGAGGAGCCTATGAT GAAGCAACCAAAGCGTGTTCAGTGTAATGATTGTCAGAAGAAGCGAAAACTTCCAGATGGCATTGATCCTGAAAAGCTCCCTAAGGAATGGTTCTGCTACATGAACTCTGACCCTCAATTCAG GAGTTGTGAGGTTGAAGAAGAACCCGAGGATCCTGATGAAGAACccagaaatcagaaaaaaaacaaaccaca aaaCAGTAAGCAGCAAAAGAAGATGCagcagaggggaaaaaataag TCTCCAATACAGTCGGTGAAAGTTCAAGTCCATCCTCTCACCAATTCATCTATTCAAATAACACCCCCAACTCAGAACATGTTTTTTCCTCTTGCTTCTAAAAG GAATGAAAAAGACTTGTGCCTGGATAAAGTGAACCCAGTAAAAAAGAAAGCTAGGACAGAAG ATTTTGTGCAATGTGAAGTAGTAGACGAAGAAGAAGTAAACAATCACTCAATGTCTACACAGCACTCTCACTCAACATAT CCCTCAGGAGGCACTCAGGAGCTATTCATTTCTGACACAGTTAAACACTGTGCTGACAATGGGGCATACAG GTTTCAGTGCTCTGATGCTGGTCAGTTTCAGTGTAAATTGACCAACCTTGTCTTTGAGATAAAAGCGAGTGGGAATGTGATTTACAAAGTCCTGTCATGGGAAAACAGTCAGTTGGAGCGTATTGGCCAATTCAAGCCTGCAGGACCCCTGTACGAAATCACATCTTTACAATCTTCAAGTTTTGACCTACTCCTCCCTCACTGTGAGATAAATACTG ATACATATAATAATCCGAGTGGACTGGCTGTGGCAGAATTCAGTGAGGGTAGTCTGCAGATCCTTCAGCGCCCaaaaataacaaacacacatgtgaCCTTAGATATCCACGGTTCCTTCTTGTTTGgcctaataaaaaaatcatcagggGGAAAGCACATCAATGCCCAAGTACTTCTCTTTTATGAACAAATTATTGGAACACAAATGGGGAAAAAACTGTACATTCACTTGTTGCCAGGAAATGTGTCAGTTAAAGAG GTGCAGAAACAACATCCAGGCAACAAGTATGTTATGTGCAGCACATGTCAACTGATCCCTggtaaaaaatacaaactgctGTGTGAGCCCGGTGAATCCCAGCCAATG GTTGAGACATTTAACTGTGACTATGACACTAACTATCACCCCACATTTGAGATGATCCTTAATACTGAGGACGAAGACTTCAACTTGAGTCTTTTGGATGAATTTAGCCATACGGTGTGGGAGACTCTTCTATTTTCTCCTACAG